Genomic window (Sesamum indicum cultivar Zhongzhi No. 13 unplaced genomic scaffold, S_indicum_v1.0 C00844, whole genome shotgun sequence):
GGAGTAAACTAGAAAACTAATTGACCGACCTGCTTCCCAACGGCGGCTGCGAAAGTCTCCGGAGAGTATTAGCTCAATTACGCCGGTTCCATCGTCAAGGAGGAATTGTCCATTCCCACCACTATCGGTGGAGCAAGGTGCAGAGACGAGAATGCCCTGAAGCTCCTCTTGTTAAGGGTTTATCACCGTGAATATATACACACGCATAAACACTTATGTACCTGTAACCAAGCGCGTTGGAAGAGAATGCCGCCGAGAGTGAAAGAGTTCTGCGACGGCGTTTGGACGGCGCTCTTCAGTTGCACGCAGAGCAGCTTCAGTGCTGCCAGACTGtaatccatttttcttcttttcgcGAATTTCCCTCTTTGATTTTCAAATTGCGGGTGTTAGTGTTATTGCCAAACCCATAAACGCTCCTGCCAGAGCTAATTCAACTCAAATGCCGAATATACCCTTTAGACTCAATTTCTCAACCCCTTCAAATTTTtgcatgatttatttttgttagataatCAACTCTTAGTAacataattaaacttttccaaaataattacatgtttCAATGTAGatcttttataaattctcATATACATCACACCAACAATTACCATTATTTTAGTCTTGGTCGCTTTCAAATCTTCGTAAAGTCATGTcgtgaataattaattttgaaatatttagtGGTCCAATTTTTTACTTACGAATGTCGCACACGCCATAAatcaagttattttattttcctttattttttaggttGATTCATTTTATTCGATCTGTACTATCTTCTTATCATTTTTCGAGTATGACTCAGATTTGCTTACTTTTGTATTCttcattcataattatataagtgacggaaaaaaaaattctctaacTTTAAGTTTCTTTGACAATAATAGCCGACTAGTAATGAGGTTTTGCTCAAGTGGAAATAATGAGCTTCGTAACTAACAGATTATAGGTTTGAGTCCTATCAAGAATATAGATAAACTAGTTTCCTGTTTCTTAGAAGATTTtgaatgtattaaataatgtaatgaaCCGTGCatttatgaagaaaataacTAGTGCCAAATTCGAAAAAGTCGAAATTTCCTAATGATGAACAGATAAAAAAACCTCAATTCAGTTCACTCCCAATTAAAGTAgttgttcatttattaatacaTGAAAATCACACACAATTAAAACAAGAGAATTACACaagaataagaagaagaagaaatttgtAGTTAGAATCATTAGGAGATGAGAGAGATGCCAGCAGCCAGCAGATCATCTGATAAAATCTTATTAGCAGCCTCAGATGGGTGGAATCCATCCCAGAACACATACTCCGTTGCATTTTTGCATGTTCCTGGGGACTTTGCATTGCACAGTATGGATGTCTCCACCAGTCCTGTCCCACAACATGCCTTTCTTGCTTCAAAGAAACCTGTACATGTATAGtgttttgttattaatttcgTGGCAGAGAGTTTTGGACGGGAGTTTAAAACTATGTGAGAATGGTTTTAAAGAAAAGCAATGGGGTTTCGGTTACCATAGTCGGTAGGTTTGGTGACGAGGTCGTGGAGAGGCTGGTAAATGTCCAAGACGACGAGGTTGAGAGCAGAGAGTTCACTTTGCAGCTTCTGAGATGTGGAGTTCAGCTTGTTGTTGAATGATATTGCTGCTTTATTTAGCTTCTCAACGCAGACGTTTTGGTCCTCCCCGAATATGGTGATCACCGCCGGTAGACACCCAAGTGGAGGAAGTGTCGTCACTCCCATCTTTCTTGCGCCCAAATTGTACAATTCCTGCATGTAGAAACGGTACCAGAAAATGTTTTCAAAATGTAACGTTGAGTCAGCTTCCACCTATCAAAATAAACATTGGAGTTACCTTCACAAATTTAGTGTATGACTGCAAGAGAATGTCAGAGAACTGATCAGTGGTGTACTTCTTGTACAGAAGAGGATTAATGTAGTAGTTCTGGACAAAGTCACTGCTTCCAGCACTGACAAAATGGACTGAACCATTGACTATGGATGAAGCATTGGACTGCCCCACAAGTGCAACCAGCTTCTTCTGATACTCTTTGTACAGCTCCACCTGTTTGCTTAGTGGAATAGTATTCTACAAAACCAGAAATGCAAGAATTCAGACCATTATGATCTATGCGAACATTATGGGCTTTTTACTCACATAATTGTCCTAAACATGAGTAATGTTTCTGTGCTTACATAGATTTTTGCTGTAGTGTCATAGTAACCTGACGAACCTGAGGCAAAGTTAGCTCCAATTAAGAGGTTTTTGCCTCTAGCTTGCTTGCTGAGATAGGCTGGTGGATATGATGTAAATCCAAGGTTCTCAGCTGCagttgaagaaattaaaaaggtgaaaattctttgaaaattacacataaacctCTGACGTTTGAACATATTACGAAAATTCCTCCATTTTGTGAACATGTTTGAAATTATTGTCACCATCTAAAATCAGGAAATACTTTTTATGTAAGATATGGCTGTAGCTGGAAAAGGAGtagtgttttatttaaaactgAGGGGCTCTTTTGTAATATGACCAAACGCCATGGACTGTTCGTGCGATTATCTCTAACTTGTTTAAAGTGAAGTTAATGGAAAAGGTGAAAATTGTTTGAAGTCATAACTTTTACAGATAATTGCACTAGCGCCTCTATTGTTTGGGCATATTACCAAAAACTccttaatttatgaaaattacttTACGCTTATGTTTGGCTTcggttttgggccatctcagaGATAGCCCAAAATCGATTTAATGTTTGGCCTTAAGCATTTTACCCgtttttgtcttgtttttaGGTATTTTGTAACAGTGGTGGGGGACAAAACTgaaatttctctcttt
Coding sequences:
- the LOC105155241 gene encoding GDSL esterase/lipase At5g22810-like produces the protein MFKRQRFMCNFQRIFTFLISSTAAENLGFTSYPPAYLSKQARGKNLLIGANFASGSSGYYDTTAKIYNTIPLSKQVELYKEYQKKLVALVGQSNASSIVNGSVHFVSAGSSDFVQNYYINPLLYKKYTTDQFSDILLQSYTKFVKELYNLGARKMGVTTLPPLGCLPAVITIFGEDQNVCVEKLNKAAISFNNKLNSTSQKLQSELSALNLVVLDIYQPLHDLVTKPTDYGFFEARKACCGTGLVETSILCNAKSPGTCKNATEYVFWDGFHPSEAANKILSDDLLAAGISLIS
- the LOC110011509 gene encoding uncharacterized protein LOC110011509; protein product: MDYSLAALKLLCVQLKSAVQTPSQNSFTLGGILFQRAWLQGILVSAPCSTDSGGNGQFLLDDGTGVIELILSGDFRSRRWEAGRSISFL